In the Pseudonocardia cypriaca genome, one interval contains:
- a CDS encoding S9 family peptidase, with product MTISERPYGSWPTPITSELVTAAAVRLGEVRVDGADVVWAEGRPAEGGRTQLVRRTPDGATTDLLPDGRNARTAVHEYGGAAWWVRDGVVWFTDWADQRLYRLAPGGAPEPITPEPASPRGDRYADGDVAPDGATIVCVRERHDGPSAADVRNEVVRLSADTLSEPEVLVSGPDFVAAPRLSPDGTMLAWLQWNHPSMPWDDTELIARDLESGEETVVAGGPGESVLEPRWEPDGSLLFLSDRSDWWNLYRWTPGADLAPVVRLDAEIGEPAWAFGSARYVRLDDGRIVFARWQQGRDGLAVRQTDGTLVDLEVPFSAIAAVRAAGPDAVVVVAGSPGAELGINRIVVTTGRIEALRPPRDLGLEPAQISEPEHIAFDSVDGRGARRRAYAQFYPPASAEFRGPEGELPPLLVQIHGGPTSAAVPVLSVGVQYWTSRGFAVVDVNYGGSTGYGRAYRQELLGEWGVVDVADCLAAARRLAEQGRVDGDRLCIRGGSAGGFTTLAALARHDTPFAAGADHFGVADLEALAADTHKFESRYLDRLVGPYPQARDVYVERSPIHHVERFTRPLIVLQGAEDEVVPPNQSEMIVDALRARGTPVAYLLFEGEQHGFRRAENIRRAMDAELSFYAQVLGFELPAEEGIEPVVVEGLDRS from the coding sequence GTGACGATCTCCGAGCGGCCCTACGGGTCGTGGCCCACCCCGATCACGTCCGAGCTGGTCACGGCCGCCGCGGTGCGGCTGGGCGAGGTGCGGGTCGACGGTGCGGACGTGGTGTGGGCCGAGGGGCGGCCCGCCGAGGGCGGCCGCACGCAGTTGGTGCGCCGCACGCCCGACGGCGCCACCACCGACCTGCTGCCGGACGGGCGGAACGCGCGCACGGCGGTGCACGAGTACGGCGGCGCGGCGTGGTGGGTGCGCGACGGCGTCGTGTGGTTCACCGACTGGGCCGACCAGCGCCTGTACCGGCTGGCCCCCGGCGGCGCGCCGGAGCCGATCACCCCTGAGCCCGCATCCCCGCGCGGGGACCGCTACGCCGACGGCGACGTCGCCCCGGACGGCGCCACGATCGTCTGCGTGCGGGAGCGCCACGACGGGCCGTCGGCGGCCGATGTGCGCAACGAGGTCGTCCGGCTCTCGGCGGACACGCTGTCCGAGCCGGAGGTGCTGGTCAGCGGCCCCGACTTCGTGGCCGCCCCCCGGCTGAGCCCTGACGGCACCATGCTGGCCTGGTTGCAGTGGAACCACCCCTCGATGCCGTGGGACGACACGGAGCTCATCGCGCGCGACCTGGAGTCCGGCGAGGAGACGGTGGTGGCGGGCGGGCCCGGGGAGTCGGTCCTGGAGCCACGCTGGGAGCCGGACGGGTCGCTGCTCTTCCTGTCCGACCGCTCCGACTGGTGGAACCTCTACCGCTGGACACCGGGCGCCGACCTCGCGCCGGTCGTGCGCCTCGACGCGGAGATCGGCGAACCCGCCTGGGCTTTCGGGTCGGCGCGCTACGTGCGGCTCGACGACGGGCGGATCGTGTTCGCGCGGTGGCAGCAGGGGCGTGACGGGCTCGCCGTCCGGCAGACCGACGGCACCCTCGTCGACCTGGAGGTGCCGTTCTCGGCGATCGCGGCCGTGCGCGCGGCCGGCCCGGACGCGGTGGTCGTGGTGGCGGGCAGCCCCGGCGCCGAGCTCGGGATCAACCGGATCGTCGTCACCACCGGGAGGATCGAGGCGCTGCGCCCGCCGCGCGACCTCGGCCTCGAGCCGGCCCAGATCTCGGAGCCGGAGCACATCGCGTTCGACTCGGTCGACGGGAGGGGTGCGCGGCGCCGGGCGTACGCGCAGTTCTACCCACCCGCCTCGGCCGAGTTCCGCGGGCCCGAAGGGGAGCTGCCGCCGCTGCTGGTGCAGATCCACGGCGGTCCCACATCGGCGGCGGTGCCGGTGCTGAGCGTCGGCGTGCAGTACTGGACGAGCCGCGGTTTCGCCGTCGTCGACGTGAACTACGGCGGTTCCACCGGGTACGGCCGCGCCTACCGGCAGGAGCTGCTGGGGGAGTGGGGCGTGGTCGACGTCGCCGACTGCCTGGCGGCGGCACGCCGGCTCGCCGAGCAGGGCCGGGTCGACGGCGACCGGCTGTGCATCCGAGGGGGGTCGGCGGGCGGGTTCACCACGCTCGCGGCCCTCGCGAGGCACGACACCCCGTTCGCCGCGGGCGCCGACCACTTCGGCGTGGCCGACCTGGAGGCCCTCGCCGCCGACACCCACAAGTTCGAGAGCCGCTACCTCGACCGGCTCGTCGGGCCGTACCCGCAGGCCCGCGACGTCTACGTGGAGCGCTCGCCGATCCACCACGTGGAGCGCTTCACCCGCCCGCTGATCGTGCTGCAGGGCGCTGAGGACGAGGTCGTTCCGCCGAACCAGAGCGAGATGATCGTCGACGCGCTGCGCGCCCGCGGCACGCCGGTGGCGTACCTGCTCTTCGAGGGCGAGCAGCACGGGTTCCGGCGGGCCGAGAACATCCGCCGTGCGATGGACGCGGAGCTGTCGTTCTACGCCCAGGTGCTCGGCTTCGAGCTGCCGGCGGAGGAGGGTATCGAGCCGGTGGTCGTGGAGGGTCTCGACCGGAGCTGA
- a CDS encoding amino acid ABC transporter permease codes for MTAVLFDVPGPRARARYRLAAVAGGLIVVAVLAFVLIRFAQSGLFTAEQWDWITYERIQLTLLYGLLATLRAFAVGAVLALTFGALFATARLSDHAWIRNPAVAIVEFFRAVPLLILMFLLYFGMGISAFWAVVLGLMLYNGSVLAEIFRAGILSVPRGQSEAAYGLGMRKTQVMTAVLLPQALTAMLPTVISQLVVLLKDTALGFIIQYEELLFVGRQLGSQLQLDAPIIPVAIVIAIIYIAMCMLLSLLATRAERWSRSRGRTSAQVAHADVTDVEAGAGQAKV; via the coding sequence ATGACCGCCGTCCTGTTCGACGTCCCCGGGCCCCGCGCCCGCGCCCGCTATCGGCTGGCCGCGGTGGCGGGCGGGCTCATCGTGGTCGCGGTCCTCGCGTTCGTCCTGATCCGCTTCGCCCAGAGCGGCCTTTTCACCGCCGAGCAGTGGGACTGGATCACCTACGAGCGGATCCAGCTCACCCTGCTTTATGGCCTCCTCGCCACCCTGCGGGCCTTCGCGGTCGGCGCCGTGCTCGCCCTGACCTTCGGCGCGCTGTTCGCCACGGCGCGGCTCTCCGACCACGCGTGGATCCGCAACCCGGCCGTCGCGATCGTGGAGTTCTTCCGGGCCGTCCCACTGCTGATCCTGATGTTCCTGCTGTACTTCGGAATGGGGATCAGCGCGTTCTGGGCCGTGGTCCTCGGGCTCATGCTCTACAACGGGTCGGTCCTCGCCGAGATCTTCCGGGCAGGCATCCTCTCCGTCCCGCGGGGGCAGAGCGAGGCCGCATACGGCCTCGGCATGCGCAAGACCCAGGTGATGACGGCGGTGCTGCTGCCACAGGCCCTCACCGCGATGCTGCCGACGGTCATCAGCCAGTTGGTGGTGCTGCTCAAGGACACCGCGCTCGGCTTCATCATCCAGTACGAGGAGCTGCTCTTCGTGGGCCGCCAGCTGGGCAGCCAGCTCCAGCTCGACGCCCCGATCATCCCCGTGGCGATCGTCATCGCGATCATCTACATCGCGATGTGCATGCTGCTCTCGCTCCTCGCCACCCGGGCGGAGCGGTGGAGCCGCAGCCGCGGCCGTACCTCGGCCCAGGTCGCCCACGCCGACGTCACCGACGTCGAGGCGGGGGCCGGTCAGGCCAAGGTCTGA
- a CDS encoding amino acid ABC transporter permease encodes MNVLLENLDLYGSAFLETIRLFVIAAIGSLVLGTLLAAMRVSPVPVLRWFGAAYVNIFRNTPATLVLFFFAFAYPRLEILDLSFFSRAATALILYTAAFVCEVVRSGINTVPVGQAEASRALGFTFSLTLSQIILPQAIRSVVPPLSSVEIALLKNTTIASGFSVFQAGGIYQTLNEQGYSTFIGLLWVALGFLILVTPLVLLQRRLEKRWSVAR; translated from the coding sequence CTGAACGTGCTGCTGGAGAACCTGGACCTCTACGGGTCGGCGTTCCTCGAAACAATCAGGTTGTTCGTGATCGCCGCGATCGGGTCGCTGGTGCTCGGCACGCTACTGGCCGCGATGCGGGTCAGCCCGGTGCCGGTGCTGCGCTGGTTCGGCGCGGCCTACGTCAACATCTTCCGCAACACGCCGGCCACGCTGGTGCTGTTCTTCTTCGCCTTCGCCTACCCGCGGCTGGAGATCCTGGACCTCTCCTTCTTCTCGCGGGCGGCCACGGCGCTGATCCTCTACACCGCCGCGTTCGTGTGCGAGGTGGTGCGTTCGGGGATCAACACGGTCCCCGTCGGGCAGGCCGAGGCCTCCCGCGCCCTCGGGTTCACGTTCAGCCTGACCCTGTCGCAGATCATCCTGCCCCAGGCGATCCGCTCGGTCGTCCCGCCGCTGTCCAGCGTGGAGATCGCACTGCTCAAGAACACGACGATCGCCTCCGGCTTCTCGGTGTTCCAGGCAGGCGGCATCTACCAGACCCTCAACGAGCAGGGCTACAGCACGTTCATCGGCCTGCTCTGGGTCGCACTGGGCTTCCTCATCCTCGTGACCCCGCTGGTGCTGTTGCAGCGCCGCCTCGAGAAGCGCTGGAGCGTGGCCCGATGA
- a CDS encoding glutamate ABC transporter substrate-binding protein, with amino-acid sequence MKLRTLAVGLVVGALALTACGREGSPTAPTAPEGQEAPAALSYPVATGVQVAGSPVFEAMTQRGRVVIGVKEDQPGLGFKDATTGEYSGFDIEMARMVAAGLGFAPDKIDYKPIPSAAREDSISRGDVDYYVGTYTINDKRKQLISFAGPYFQAGQSILVRADETAITGPQTLKGKKVCSASGSTPIQRVRDQGLTEPENIVEFQTYTQCVDQLLTNQVDAVTTDDAILAGYASQQPDELKLVGEPFSEEPYGIGLNKDDSALRNKINDLLQAAESDGTWQKIYDNTLGLSGSPASPPQIQRY; translated from the coding sequence ATGAAGTTGCGCACCCTCGCGGTGGGCCTCGTGGTCGGCGCCCTCGCGCTCACCGCATGCGGCAGGGAGGGCAGCCCCACCGCCCCCACCGCGCCCGAAGGCCAGGAAGCCCCCGCCGCCCTCAGCTACCCGGTGGCCACCGGCGTCCAGGTCGCGGGCTCGCCGGTGTTCGAGGCGATGACCCAGCGGGGTCGCGTCGTCATCGGCGTCAAGGAGGACCAGCCCGGGCTCGGTTTCAAGGACGCCACCACCGGCGAGTACTCGGGCTTCGACATCGAGATGGCCCGGATGGTCGCCGCGGGCCTCGGCTTCGCGCCCGACAAGATCGACTACAAGCCGATCCCCTCGGCCGCCCGTGAGGACTCGATCTCCCGTGGCGACGTCGACTACTACGTCGGCACCTACACGATCAACGACAAGCGCAAGCAGCTGATCTCGTTCGCCGGCCCCTACTTCCAGGCCGGGCAGAGCATCCTGGTGCGCGCCGACGAGACCGCGATCACCGGTCCGCAGACCCTGAAGGGCAAGAAGGTCTGCTCCGCGTCCGGGTCCACCCCGATCCAGCGCGTGCGCGACCAGGGGCTCACCGAGCCGGAGAACATCGTCGAGTTCCAGACCTACACCCAGTGCGTCGACCAGCTGCTCACCAACCAGGTCGACGCGGTCACCACCGACGACGCGATCCTCGCGGGCTACGCCTCCCAGCAGCCCGACGAGCTGAAGCTGGTCGGCGAGCCCTTCTCGGAGGAGCCGTACGGCATCGGCCTCAACAAGGACGACTCCGCGCTCCGCAACAAGATCAACGATCTGCTGCAGGCCGCCGAGTCCGACGGCACCTGGCAGAAGATCTACGACAACACGCTCGGCCTGTCGGGCAGCCCGGCCAGCCCGCCGCAGATCCAGCGGTACTGA
- a CDS encoding amino acid ABC transporter ATP-binding protein: MIRMASVDKHFGELHVLRDINLEVAAGQVVVVLGPSGSGKSTLCRTINRLEPIDSGVIEVDGQALPAEGKALAALRADVGMVFQSFNLFAHKTILENVTLAPLKVRRADKAAAEKDGMALLERVGIANQRDKYPAQLSGGQQQRAAIARALAMRPKVMLFDEPTSALDPEMVQEVLDVMTTLAKEGMTMLVVTHEMGFARRAANRVVFMSDGEIVEYAAPDTFFSNPTSERAKDFLGKILTH, from the coding sequence ATGATCCGGATGGCGTCCGTCGACAAGCACTTCGGCGAGCTGCACGTCCTGCGTGACATCAACCTGGAGGTCGCCGCCGGCCAGGTCGTCGTGGTTCTCGGCCCGTCAGGGTCGGGCAAGTCCACCCTGTGCCGCACGATCAACCGGCTCGAACCGATCGACAGCGGCGTCATCGAGGTCGACGGGCAGGCGCTGCCCGCGGAGGGCAAGGCCCTCGCCGCGCTGCGCGCCGACGTCGGCATGGTGTTCCAGAGCTTCAACCTCTTCGCCCACAAGACGATCCTCGAGAACGTCACGCTCGCCCCGCTGAAGGTGCGCAGGGCCGACAAGGCGGCCGCCGAGAAGGACGGCATGGCGCTGCTGGAGCGGGTCGGCATCGCCAACCAGCGCGACAAGTACCCGGCCCAGCTGTCCGGCGGCCAGCAGCAGCGCGCGGCGATCGCGCGCGCGCTCGCGATGAGGCCGAAGGTCATGCTGTTCGACGAGCCGACCTCCGCGCTGGACCCCGAGATGGTCCAGGAGGTCCTCGACGTGATGACCACGCTGGCCAAGGAAGGGATGACCATGCTCGTGGTCACCCACGAGATGGGCTTCGCGCGGCGGGCCGCCAACCGGGTGGTCTTCATGTCCGACGGCGAGATCGTCGAGTACGCCGCACCCGACACGTTCTTCTCGAACCCGACATCCGAGCGCGCCAAGGACTTCCTCGGCAAGATCCTCACGCACTGA
- a CDS encoding response regulator transcription factor gives MHILLVEDDDRVAAALRPALHRHGMTTTRLATGREAPDHLGGVDVVLLDLGLPDIDGVDVCRAIRERSDVPVIVVSARGEVDDRILGLHSGADDYLVKPYDIGELVARVHAVYRRRRLATPTGPEDVVEIGPVRIDLHKHEVTVAGRPVNLTRKEFQVLALLATAGGAVCTRSRIVAEVWGRSWAGANRTLDVHVATLRTKLGSPEYVQTVRGVGYRLGNPAVPAAE, from the coding sequence GTGCACATCCTGCTGGTGGAGGACGACGACCGGGTTGCCGCGGCGTTGCGTCCCGCTCTGCACCGCCACGGGATGACCACCACCCGGCTGGCGACGGGACGAGAAGCCCCCGACCACCTGGGAGGTGTCGACGTCGTGCTGCTCGACCTCGGCCTGCCCGACATCGACGGGGTCGACGTGTGCCGGGCGATCCGGGAGCGCAGCGACGTGCCGGTGATCGTCGTGTCGGCGCGCGGCGAGGTGGACGACCGGATCCTCGGCCTGCACTCCGGCGCCGACGACTACCTCGTGAAGCCCTACGACATCGGCGAGCTCGTGGCCCGCGTGCACGCGGTGTACCGGCGCCGCAGGCTCGCCACCCCGACCGGGCCGGAGGACGTGGTCGAGATCGGTCCGGTGCGGATCGACCTGCACAAGCACGAGGTGACCGTCGCGGGTCGGCCGGTCAACCTGACCCGCAAGGAGTTCCAGGTGCTCGCGCTGCTCGCGACCGCTGGGGGTGCGGTGTGCACCCGCAGTCGCATCGTCGCGGAGGTGTGGGGCCGATCCTGGGCCGGCGCCAACCGCACGCTCGACGTGCACGTCGCCACGCTGCGCACGAAGCTCGGCAGCCCGGAGTACGTGCAGACGGTCCGCGGCGTCGGGTACCGCCTCGGTAACCCCGCCGTCCCGGCCGCGGAGTAG
- a CDS encoding sensor histidine kinase, producing the protein MAARLLVIVLFLVGLLAAGLGVPLALSYAQARQLTMFTDRLTDTIFYASVAERPITQADTTGLATELERYDAVYGVAVLVLDEDGRLVATSRQPPPVLDADAQERVQLALANRRSEVYPLLLPWDERPLVLAEPVLVDTEVRGVAVTISPTDALRAEELRVWSLVVAAGLAALAMGVVVALPIVRWILRPVRRLDEGTGRVAAAVLAGAEPAPVADGSGPAELRRLSVSFDRMAETVAQAYAAQRAFVADASHQLRNPLTALRLRLSNLDGHVDAVAAEDHAAALEEAERLSTLLDGLLALARAERTAPLAVADVDTGVEDRLDAWRPLAEHMDLQLVRGGVTGLRVLAPEGAIETVLDAVLDNAVKFAPAGSAISVRTASVDGRVEVAVRDTGPGMAPEELERATGRFWRSPGQSNTEGSGLGLAIAARTLEVAGGELVLELPSGGGLRVVARFPPPPDEAGGVAPELQPGGLTATG; encoded by the coding sequence GTGGCCGCCCGCCTGCTGGTGATCGTGCTGTTCCTCGTGGGGCTGCTCGCCGCTGGGCTCGGCGTGCCGCTCGCCCTGTCCTACGCCCAGGCCCGGCAGCTCACGATGTTCACCGACCGCCTCACCGACACGATCTTCTACGCCTCGGTGGCCGAGCGGCCCATCACGCAGGCCGACACCACGGGCCTGGCCACCGAGCTCGAACGCTACGACGCGGTCTACGGGGTGGCAGTCCTCGTGCTGGACGAGGACGGACGGCTCGTGGCGACCTCCCGGCAGCCCCCGCCGGTGCTCGACGCGGACGCCCAGGAGCGGGTGCAGCTCGCGCTCGCCAACCGGCGTTCCGAGGTCTACCCGCTGCTCCTGCCGTGGGACGAGCGTCCGCTGGTGCTCGCGGAGCCGGTGCTGGTGGACACCGAGGTCCGCGGCGTCGCCGTCACCATCTCGCCGACCGACGCTCTGCGCGCCGAGGAGCTGCGGGTGTGGTCGCTGGTCGTCGCGGCCGGGCTGGCTGCGCTGGCGATGGGGGTGGTCGTCGCGCTGCCGATCGTCCGGTGGATCCTGCGCCCGGTCCGGCGCCTCGACGAGGGCACCGGCCGCGTGGCCGCCGCCGTGCTGGCCGGGGCCGAACCGGCGCCGGTCGCCGACGGGTCCGGCCCTGCGGAGCTGCGGCGGCTCTCGGTCTCCTTCGACCGCATGGCCGAGACCGTGGCGCAGGCCTACGCCGCGCAGCGCGCGTTCGTCGCCGACGCGAGCCACCAGCTGCGCAACCCGCTCACGGCGCTGCGGCTGCGCCTGTCCAACCTCGACGGCCACGTCGACGCCGTGGCCGCGGAGGACCACGCCGCAGCACTCGAGGAGGCCGAGCGGCTGTCCACGCTGCTCGACGGGCTGCTGGCCCTCGCGAGGGCCGAGCGCACCGCGCCACTGGCCGTCGCCGACGTCGACACGGGCGTGGAGGACCGCCTCGACGCGTGGCGCCCGCTCGCCGAGCACATGGACCTGCAGCTGGTGCGCGGCGGTGTGACCGGTCTGCGCGTGCTGGCGCCCGAGGGCGCGATCGAGACCGTGCTCGACGCGGTGCTGGACAACGCGGTCAAGTTCGCACCTGCGGGCAGCGCGATCTCGGTGCGCACCGCCTCCGTCGACGGGCGCGTGGAGGTCGCCGTGCGCGACACGGGGCCGGGCATGGCCCCCGAGGAGCTCGAGCGCGCCACCGGCCGGTTCTGGCGCAGCCCGGGCCAGAGCAACACCGAGGGCTCCGGGCTCGGGCTCGCGATCGCCGCGCGCACCCTCGAGGTGGCCGGCGGCGAGCTGGTGCTCGAGCTGCCGTCGGGTGGCGGGCTACGGGTGGTGGCGCGGTTCCCACCGCCGCCGGACGAGGCCGGCGGCGTGGCGCCGGAGCTGCAGCCAGGTGGCCTCACCGCGACGGGGTAG
- a CDS encoding ABA4-like family protein, with amino-acid sequence MDPQLLFDLTFPLAAPFWALMILAPGWSVTRRIIGSPLIVVPPMLVYAALVIPQFATVFAAVASPELPGVAALLGTPLGAAAGWAHFIAFDLFVGRFIHLDSRERGIHPLVTAPVLVLTILLAPLGLLAHLLLRAVLPRRRSQQADLAATPSR; translated from the coding sequence GTGGATCCGCAGCTGCTGTTCGACCTCACGTTCCCGCTCGCGGCGCCGTTCTGGGCGCTGATGATCCTCGCTCCCGGCTGGTCGGTGACGCGCCGGATCATCGGCTCGCCGCTGATCGTCGTGCCGCCGATGCTCGTCTACGCGGCGCTCGTGATTCCGCAGTTCGCCACCGTGTTCGCGGCGGTCGCCTCTCCGGAGCTCCCCGGTGTGGCGGCGCTGCTGGGGACACCGCTTGGCGCCGCGGCGGGTTGGGCGCACTTCATCGCGTTCGACCTGTTCGTCGGCCGCTTCATCCACCTCGACAGCCGGGAGCGCGGCATCCACCCGCTGGTCACCGCCCCGGTGCTGGTGCTGACGATCCTGCTCGCGCCGCTCGGGCTGCTCGCGCACCTGCTGCTGCGCGCGGTGCTCCCCCGCCGCCGGTCGCAGCAGGCGGACCTCGCCGCTACCCCGTCGCGGTGA
- a CDS encoding TetR/AcrR family transcriptional regulator, translated as MSVEGSVRERRRAETVQEIKAAALEQLAEGGPGGLSLRGVARAVGMTVQSLYHYFDSRDELLTALVIDGHRALAAAVAGAADASRGRPQAERLWAASNAYRQWALANRPAFLLLYGTPVPGYEPPSREEVITASVSLAEPFLDVVFDGWSAEQLAGLPLQPGAERLAEVDTAKVPLPVGALAVFYELRAQMHGLVMLELVGHLAPMNDHGEDLFRGMISRTAAELAALKGAV; from the coding sequence ATGTCAGTCGAAGGTTCGGTTCGGGAGCGGCGGCGGGCCGAGACCGTGCAGGAGATCAAGGCCGCCGCACTCGAGCAGCTGGCCGAGGGCGGGCCGGGCGGCCTGTCGCTGCGGGGCGTCGCCCGGGCGGTCGGGATGACGGTGCAGTCGCTCTACCACTACTTCGACAGCCGGGACGAGTTGCTCACCGCGCTCGTGATCGACGGCCACCGGGCGCTGGCCGCCGCGGTCGCGGGCGCCGCGGACGCCAGCCGCGGCCGTCCGCAGGCCGAGCGGCTGTGGGCGGCCTCCAACGCCTACCGGCAGTGGGCTCTGGCGAACCGTCCGGCGTTCCTGCTGCTCTACGGCACCCCGGTGCCCGGGTACGAGCCGCCGTCGCGCGAAGAGGTGATCACCGCGTCGGTGAGCTTGGCCGAGCCGTTCCTCGACGTGGTGTTCGACGGGTGGAGCGCCGAGCAGCTCGCCGGTCTGCCCCTGCAGCCCGGCGCGGAGCGGCTCGCGGAGGTCGACACGGCGAAGGTGCCGCTCCCGGTCGGGGCGCTGGCCGTGTTCTACGAGCTGCGCGCCCAGATGCACGGGCTCGTCATGCTGGAGCTGGTCGGCCACCTGGCCCCGATGAACGACCACGGCGAGGACCTGTTCCGGGGCATGATCAGCCGGACGGCGGCCGAGCTGGCCGCGCTCAAGGGCGCGGTCTAG
- a CDS encoding TAXI family TRAP transporter solute-binding subunit translates to MVERRTVLRGLLSGAAALGLLALPGCSSRFAGVRLTLATGGTQGVYYNLGNSLADAWQAQLGMDARPVVLSTAGSVDNLERLASRTADVVFSQVDTAADQLARTATGDPGSPRALARIYDDVVHVVVPASSSAGRLADLRGARVSVGAPDSGVRVIAERLLAVAGLSPATDFQAFQLGINDSVEAMTGGRIDAFFWVGGLPTRGVTALAQTVPIRLLNLEDLITPVRGAFPVYAAGTVPAQSYGIPDPITTLLVRNFLVVRAEMPDDVANALVGGLFAAQEQLAAVSPAALTIDLRAAIGTQPVPLHPGAERFFRAEKDP, encoded by the coding sequence ATGGTGGAGCGCCGCACGGTCTTGCGAGGCCTGCTGTCCGGCGCCGCAGCGCTCGGCCTGCTCGCACTTCCCGGCTGTTCCTCGCGGTTCGCGGGCGTGCGGCTCACCCTCGCGACCGGCGGGACGCAGGGCGTCTACTACAACCTGGGGAACTCGCTCGCCGACGCGTGGCAGGCGCAGCTCGGCATGGACGCCCGCCCGGTGGTGCTGTCCACGGCGGGGTCGGTCGACAACCTGGAGAGGCTCGCCTCCCGCACGGCCGACGTCGTGTTCAGCCAGGTCGACACGGCGGCCGACCAGCTCGCTCGCACCGCCACCGGGGATCCGGGCTCGCCGCGCGCCCTCGCCCGCATCTACGACGACGTCGTGCACGTGGTGGTGCCCGCGTCGTCCTCGGCCGGGCGCCTCGCCGACCTGCGCGGCGCCCGGGTGTCGGTCGGTGCGCCGGACTCCGGGGTGCGGGTGATCGCCGAACGCCTGCTGGCGGTGGCCGGGCTCTCCCCCGCCACCGACTTCCAGGCGTTCCAGCTGGGGATCAACGACTCGGTCGAGGCCATGACGGGCGGGCGGATCGACGCGTTCTTCTGGGTCGGCGGCCTGCCCACGCGGGGCGTCACCGCGCTCGCGCAGACGGTCCCGATCCGGCTGCTGAACCTGGAGGACCTGATCACCCCGGTGCGCGGCGCCTTCCCCGTGTACGCGGCGGGCACGGTGCCCGCACAGAGCTACGGCATCCCCGACCCGATCACGACCCTGCTCGTCCGCAACTTCCTGGTGGTCCGTGCGGAGATGCCGGACGACGTGGCCAACGCACTGGTCGGTGGCCTGTTCGCCGCCCAGGAGCAGCTGGCGGCGGTGAGCCCCGCTGCGCTGACGATCGACCTGCGGGCCGCGATCGGCACGCAGCCGGTGCCGCTGCACCCCGGCGCCGAGCGGTTCTTCCGGGCCGAGAAGGACCCCTAG